The Candidatus Polarisedimenticolia bacterium genome window below encodes:
- the recA gene encoding recombinase RecA: MDPKEKGRTVDLAIAQIEKQFGRGSIMKLGAKDFQQEIPVISTTSLSIDTALGIGGVPRGRVIEIFGPESSGKTTLALQVIAQAQKLGGMAAFVDAEHALDAIYAGKLGVNLDNLLVSQPDNGEQALEIVEVLVRSGSVDVVVVDSVAALVPKAEIEGEMGEAQMGLQARLMSQALRKLTGVVSKSKTCLIFINQLREKIGVMFGNPETTTGGRALKFYSSVRMDIRRIASIKDGDVVVDS, from the coding sequence AGAAGCAGTTCGGCAGGGGGTCGATCATGAAGCTGGGAGCCAAGGACTTCCAGCAGGAGATCCCGGTCATTTCGACGACCTCCCTGTCGATCGACACGGCGCTCGGCATCGGCGGCGTGCCGCGCGGGCGCGTGATCGAGATCTTCGGGCCCGAATCGTCGGGCAAGACCACGCTTGCGCTCCAGGTGATCGCGCAGGCGCAGAAGCTTGGCGGCATGGCCGCGTTCGTCGACGCCGAGCACGCGCTCGACGCGATCTACGCCGGCAAGCTGGGCGTCAATCTCGACAACCTGCTGGTCTCGCAGCCGGACAACGGTGAACAGGCGCTGGAAATCGTCGAAGTCCTCGTGCGCTCCGGCAGCGTCGACGTCGTCGTGGTCGACTCGGTGGCGGCGCTCGTCCCGAAGGCGGAAATCGAAGGCGAGATGGGCGAAGCACAAATGGGGCTGCAGGCGCGGCTCATGTCCCAGGCGCTTCGCAAGCTCACCGGCGTCGTGTCGAAGTCGAAGACGTGCCTCATTTTCATCAACCAGCTGCGCGAGAAGATTGGCGTCATGTTCGGCAATCCCGAAACGACGACCGGGGGCCGCGCGCTCAAGTTCTATTCGTCGGTGCGAATGGACATTCGCCGCATCGCAAGCATCAAGGACGGCGACGTCGTGGTCGACTCG